ATAGCAACAATACCATAGACATGTTGACCAACAAAAAACAACATTCATGGCAAACAAAGCACATGTTTTGACACATGTTAAACTGTTAGTtccaattattattaatatatcaaAACACTTATTCAGCCCATATTATTCTAAGATGCAAGAACCTGGTCTTTTCATCTTTTAACAAAAATGCAGTTCCCAGTTAAAACTATTTTTAAACCCATTATAGCATGATAATCACAAATTAACAAGAATCCCAAACCCAGTAAACAGTCCCCAGTATTTTGGTGTACATTATTGGACTtatgaaaaaaatcaaaaaggaTTGTATCACAATCGGAAACATACAAGATGTAATCTACTATTTGGAACAAATACTTCCACAAATCATAACCAGAAAAAGATGAAACTTTATGCCAACATACTGGAGAAGGAATAACTCTGCCTCCAGTGGATGAGTCCAGGAAAGCTGTGAGGTCAACCATGTCTTCCAGATTCAAATGAATACCAGTCTCCTCTTCAACCTGTCAAAGCCATCTACTATATTAAACTTTTAGATCCACTTAATTACCCCAATCTCCTTTCTAAAAGAGTTACGCTCCCTGTACAGACAGAAACTTTCTGTTTATTTGCTGTTGTTTGGTTTGTCTTTCAGATGTTTTAAGAACAAAATTATTTGTTCACCAAACAGAACTACTTAAGAAAAGCATACCTCACGAACTGCAGTACCAACAAAGTCACCCTTGTCATCATCCAGCATCCCAGCAGGTAATTCCAAAACAAGCCTCCCAATGGGGACCCTAACCTTAGATGTTTATGAAAAACCAGCAAAAAAAGCAAAATCTGTTAAACTTGAATCTATTTTTGTTTGCATTAGATCTTCAAGAAATTCAGGAAATAAAAATTGCAAAAGTACCTGTTCTGTAAGAACAGCATAAGTTTCACCCTCAGATTCCAAAAGAATTAGCACAGCTACAGCTGGTCCTCGTGCAAATACTATACCTGGAACCTGAGCATGATTTAGTCCTTACAGAAGGATATGGGATCACAGCATTCATAGCTTTGCACATAGACTGCTAGCAGCATGGATAAATTTGTCTGTGGTGGAGGAAATGGCCATAATGCACTCCCTCCCTCCAAAAATGCAGAACACCTATCACAATTGAACTGAACTGTTTTTCTCAATTGATCTTAGGACTTTCTAAAGTTGGCTCTGTCATATTTGATCATATTAGGTGGAAGTTTTGTGATTTTCTTTTAAGGTGACACTATTAGTGCTCTGCCTATTTATATTCTTATTCCACATAATGTTTCTAACAGTACAAAATATATAAGTGAAATACAAATGCGCAGGTACAATAATATGATGGTTAGTCCTGAAACAAAAATAGTCATGCATAAAACAATGGCATGGGTTACTATTCTTCAgtaattaaaacaaataaagaaGAAATGCTAGTAAACAATTAATGGTTTTCTTAGTTAAAGATCTTTTCTtgtaaaacatgcaaacacaGAGTTTACAAGAACtccatttaaataaaatttgttgtgtattggaatttttttttcttttataaattataaatttacaatTAAGATCccccaaaaaaattaaaaaataaaatctttttagATTAAACCTGGTAAGCAgaaatatttttactattttttacaTCTCCACGAACAAGAATGTAAAGCAAAAAGATTCGTGGATCTTATGAGGAACTGTATTCAAGAATGAACACTACACATTCATAAGTCTAGTAATCATTAAACATTGCATATGTtgataaggaaaaaaaataaaatggaccaaaagtaaaataaataaataattataattatgtttGCTAGACTTGATCACATATAAGTTAAAGATTCACACTCAGAAGTTATGCAGGCACACGGCCAAATACCTTATTCCCTGTTTGCTGACAAAAAATATTGCTAAGTTCAATCCCAGATAAGTTAAAATTCACACTCTGAAGTTATGCAAGGACATCACCAAATACCTTACTCCCTGTTTGCTGACAAAAAATATCTGCTTTGAATTTTAGAAAGCCAATGCGTTGTCCAAACATATCCACTCCCTACACCAACGGCACACTATCAATTACGATATCTATAAATCCAGAggtcaaaaataaaaaagggaaACACACACTGCAGATAGCTATGGTGAGGGATAATTAAGCTATACTAAGAAAAATAAGATAGTTTAATTTTACAGCAGCACCAGCAATTATGTGAAGTAatattgatcaaataaagattatATTGGCAACAGAGGAAATTGGAAATCAAGTTCATACGTTCCCACtgcaaaacaaagaaaatattCTTGTTCCTCAACAAGAGTTCCATTCAATTCCTAGAAATAGAACTTCAACAAATCCTTCCCCTTTTTATTCCCCTAAACATGACAGTATGCTTAAGCATGATCTCTACGGTATCGAAGATCAATGAATAAATCTGTAAACTAAAAGGCTAAAAGGGAGACCTGAACAAGTACTCGCTTTAATGAAAAACCGCCGCTACCTAAAATCCCAGTTTCAGATTGCAAGTTCTTTAGCCACTGCTTAAACAATGAGGAATCAATAGCACTCCTGCAACCAACCCCAATCAAAAACAAAACCATAAAGGTTCATAAATCTTTGTTCGAGTTTTCAATAAACATACAGTAACttagaatattaaataaaaaatgagaaattacatataaaaaatactcGCCTGAAATCGGAATCGGAGACGCCAGGGGCAGCGACGACCTGGACGGGTTGGCCGGGTTGACTCGCCAAAACGAGAGACTGAGTGAGCTGCGGCGGGGACTCTGCCGACATTTTGAGACAGAATGCTCTTCTAGTTCTGCGAGATTGATGCAGCAGAGAAAGAGATGTAGCAAGAACTGAGCATTTTGGGAGTAACAAAGACATTGACGATTCGAGAGGAGGATTCAAGTGAAAATGAGCAGCTCCAAAGTTAGTATTCAATACATGGCTTCGAACACGTGCCACTCAAATTTACATACCGTCattatttatattaagaaaattactttttaatcctTAAAATATAGTATAATTAACGAATGTATCATGCTATGTTTATAATCAACACTTCCGTCCTTAATATTCAATTTGTTAAAAAGTCCTTTCCtttatattctattttttaaataaaaataaatttatgaacttattaaaataaaatatattctattttaatttttattatttttatttaatttaaattttaaatttattaaaatttttatttatttatagaaattgagtttgagatttttattcttaaattttaataaaattaaatttcagaaaataaagtattaaatttaaaaaataaagagataaatttattaattatgtaatattttagaaataaaaatatattttttttcaataatatttttgagaaaaatatttataaatgtgtagaaattaaattttaaaaattaaagtgtttCTTGAATAATTCGACATTTTTTCTattactaataatattttttatgaatgaatttttaattttgaaagaattaaatttaaaaataaaaattttaaatttaaaaacataaagagataaatttgataattactctataaaaaaataattttttctttaatttaattcatttataataaattatactttaatttctaactttttaatataattaataaatcaatttttatatttttaaaattaaatatttaaatttttataattttaatttattaaaaattaattattttacctATTAATAGTGAGAGttaaaagtttttattattttttaatttaaaatatcacctaaaattataatttttattaaatattttaatttttaattattgttttataatatattttaatttaataaataaaaatttaataaaaattaaacattttaatcatttagtcatcattacataatatatcttaatttttataatatatcaaTTAGTGATGGTTCCAGTTTTGGGATAGGTAACTGAAACTAAAATcgaaaaagttaattttttaaatattttagaattaaaatcaGAATTATTTTGATATAGTTTTATGTATTTCGATTTTAATATCGATTCATTTTCGGTTTTagtattgattttttttcaattttagtttTCACAAATTTGTAattcttataataaaatttaaatttaaataaaataattaaacacttttaatataataataatattatttatattaaactaacaaattttacattttaatttcgAAATAGTATTAAATatctataatattatataatattttcatctaaaatatattaaaaattaataactaaatataatataatcttttattataatttttaaattcttaaaaggtaaatgaaaagtaaaaaaatttaataaaatttaataaatttataaaaatttttaataaaatttttaaaaattttattgcaatattttcataaaaaataaatttttatttttatttttatatggtacaaatatatttattttttcaaaatttttgatggtaaaattacttaatttcaaataaaattatattaaattaaaaattatataatttaatttaattgtatttttattttaaatagtcatgattattttaatttattttatttttaaataataataataacgattgtaattaatatatattattaatatgaaaacaatatgtaatataatatgtttaaataaaataaaatataattaatgaattaaattagttgaattaaatatttatagacTAATAACtacaatatataataattatatatatataaataccaataaaaattataaatacgcATACATATATcaatctatatataattattttaataatttatattttattaatacaattcaatattaatatatatacataatttatgcagataatataaattttaattaactaattaaattagttaaattataaattataaatatttaataattgattaataatcgaaaagtataataattttatattgttattatatatatatatataataattataaatgtatatatgtatgtataattattttaataatttatataaaaatgtatatatgtatgtataatttttttaataatttatattttaaaagaataattctatatatatatatatatatattatttacatagaataaattataactaattaattaaattgattaaataaatatgataatataagtataattttattgaaattatatgatatataaaacttttattagaagtatatattaaaattataatattacactataaattatatatatatatcgatTTAAATTAGAAtcgaaattaaatagttaaataaattcgattttatatgatttaatttctgtaTTATCGATTTCAGTTGAATTTATTGTTCAGCATAATTTAAAATTCGAAAAATCATATACTgcctaatattaatattataatattaaatgtaatttatattattaaatttaattaattttaagtactTTTATCTTTCATTACCACTCATTAAAATACATTGATTCTCAACAATTTAAATAGATGAAATAAAGTATATTCTGAAAAGAAATTTATCACCCACCAATCTTTAATTTAATGTTTcaaatagattaaaaaattaaaattttaagccactgaaaatataaaaatcaattcattAATTCCActaacattaaaaaattaaagtgtaattacCCATTCATTTATTAAACAACCGTCTTTGCTTTAACTTTTATTTGAGGAGGTGTTCAATAAAGCAAGGAGAGCGgggataaaaatttaatttaattattttattttcgtacattttttttctaaaatgaaaagttataatttttttaattttaaaaactattttttcctttttaaattaaaaatattcactttaaaaaattgaaaccatacataatttttaaatggaGTTACTTTGTATTTGGATAGGAAATTGTTAAAgcaatgaatatatatatacaaagttTTATAAATCATACAGAATTCTTTGGATGATATCCATTTGAGCATAGCTGCAGAGGAAGCTTCTATACACACAAGTAAATAAACTCTAAGCAGCCTTGACTAACAGATATACCATGAGATAATCTTTTGAGTAATGAAACAGCTACCGTgtggaaaaattaaattttaatacaaaattaaaCGTCTTGGTGTCGTGGTGTAGTTGGTTATCACGTCAGTCTAACACACTGAAGGTCTCCGGTTCGAGTCCGGGCGACGCCAGTTCTgctttttttgcttttttttggtACTAATATGGTTGAAGATCAATTTGTTAGGCAACTGCAATGAAGGTGGAAATTATGCTTATGAGCTATAAACTTTGCTTACTCGGCACACCACAGTATCAAATTTCAAACtaagatttgattttttttttttccctttgaaGTCCCAACTCAACATTGACCaagtttttgagaaaaaaacaAATTTCCCAACTCTCAATCCACTACATCAATTGGATTTTGTCTACATTTCAGAAGTCATCAAACATTTGAAACAACTACATAGCATTCAATTTATAAGGTAAAGTTAATGAAGAGAGAATGAGCTTATTTGGACTTGTACTGATCATTGCTAAAGGattagaataaaaatttaaatttaattttaattttaattctttaataaaaaatttagctcGAATTGAACTTCATCTCAAATCAAGAAGAGGTGAATTTTATCAAAGTTAAGTTTCAAATGGTTTACCAACAACTCGATTGAGTTTCAAGCCTAAAAATAATGTAATAATTTTTCCTCTACTTGGGGTGTATGACAGAAAGGGACATTACATGGAACTTAGTAAATACAGTTTGCTAAATAGACTTCAACACATATCCACACACCCCTTGGTCTCTTAACATGAGCTGCACCAATTCGCTTCGCTAGTTGCTAACTTGCTCCTGTTGTTCTCTCGTTTTCCCTAATAAAAAGCTTCCCTTCACATTTCCCACCACACACTCAGACGTAAACTCAACACCCAAAGTGTCAAGTGGCGAGTAGCCGTCCTGCATGATGCGAAAGTTTGCGTCACGCACTGTGGATGAGAATGGTTACACAATATACAATACATATCCAAGTGAAGCAGAACACAACAAAAGGCTATTTGTCTTCTGGCTATGAACAGTAGGTCCCACTCGCCTGACATCGCGTGTGTTTCTGTCAATAGCTCCATGAAGGTCTGACATGTCAGAAGACTTGCAGTCTCTCCTCACTTTGCAACTGTTGTCTTGAATAGATGCGCATGTAAGACAATTTGTACCTATGGCACTATCTGCTGCCTTCTGCGCTGCCTTGGCGTTCTAAAGCTGATTTTTATGGctgtaaatttaataaatcaccctttcttttcttccttgttcTCTCGTTTAATGTTATTAAGTTTCTGAGTTCTGACTCGAGATCTATGGTTGCTGCAGCTTGCAGATAAAAAGCAAGTTCAatctttgatttttcttttctccctcAGCGTGTTTCCTGCTTCTCTGCTCCTTTGACGAATTTTTCGTTCCCACATGCGAGAAATGGAGTCCCAAACTCCACCTTCGAAGATTGCCCGTCTTGCCTCTGGTACACAcacacactctctctctctctcgtgtTTTCaagttttctcttcttcttcttcttatataAACTCTGTTTTATTTGATGTTTAGGTGTTGGACAGACAGGTTGTTTGAACATGGAGAGACATGGGTCCAGCGAGGGTTCTACTACAGGGTCACCTCCAATTGCGTTGGGACTAGCTCTTGGACTTGATGGGTCGAGTGATCACAGACCAACACCAATCCCTGGCTGCTCAAAACCTTACGGCTTCACCATTCTCCAACTGCACGAGCTACAACTGCAATCTCTCATCTACAAGTACTTAGAATCTGGATTCCCAGTCCCCTaccatcttcttcttcctataTGGAAGAGCGTTTCTAGCTCTCTCAACAGTGTCAACGACTCAAGCTTGTACCAACTCTACCCTTCCTGTAAGTCCCCACTACTATATATGCAGTTCTTCAAGTAATTGGTTCTTAAGTTGTCATgaataatttgattttgattctTTTGTGGGGTGTCAACAGTCATGGGAGGTAGCTTCTCATTGCATGCAGATTACAGAAATGTGATGGAAGCGGAGCCAGGGAGATGTAGAAGAACAGATGGGAAGAAATGGAGGTGCAGCAAAGAGGCTCTCCCAGATCAGAAGTACTGTGATAGGCACATGCATAGAGGGCGTCATCGTTCAAGAAAGCTTGTGGAACCTTCTTCTTCTCAACCCATTAGTGCAACCACCAACCTCTCCATTTCACTTCCAGTAAGTAGTACTGTAACAATAATTCTCTCTCCTCTATGCCATTCAAATATTGATGATGgagccttttttttttgtttgctcATAGATCTCGAATGATCCCTCAAATGGAGAAGTTGGGTTGAGGCCATAGTTTCAGAACAGGAGAAACGCTGTTGCGTGTGTCAAGCACTGTCAGGTGAAGGATCGGAAGATGGAAAATTCGTGGGCTCCAGCGGTTGTTTAATTGTAGCTATTCAAACGGGACATGTTTGTTTTCATATATTGTTGAAATGTTTATGGTGTTTGATTAACCTTTGTTGTCTAGGCTCAACCCTTCTTTCTAGTTAATtaattttggtttttttttaagatttttttttttccagttgGGAATTTGAGATGTGAAAACTCAAATCTGTATTTTttagataaataatatattttgcaTAATAATTTTGCATTGATGGTAATATAATTATTCTTTCTCCCATTTATTCAAACGAACTTGGTCAAACATTTATActatttcatattaaatttctgaattaaaattatatttatttcaatatttaaatttataacaattataaatattaagtaaaatttaattatatcatcGATAACTtattaaaagtatttaaaaaataatactatttaatttttataatataaaaaaatttattaataaatctcttaattttaaaaaatatattaaaatatttttaatattttaaaaaatttaataattaattttaactgttaaatattttactatttaattattataattttaaaaaatttattaattaatttttaaatttttaaaaaatctattaattaattttttaaattttttaaaaatttattaattagtcttttcatattaaaaatattttaaatattttataatatttaataattaaaattaacagagatcaattaataaaatttttaaaatatcaaagttATTTTCAAAACTATAAAATCTACTAATGAGTTCATACcattgaaattaaatagtaatttttttaatatttaaaaataatttaacttactactaattatacttaaattttgttaattggtcttcaaatttaaaaaaaaaaattattcccatctaattttatcaataatttatcaaaaaaagtAAAAAGTGATTATGcactttgaatttttttaattgtaggATAAAAgtattataatacaaaaattcaaaactttttaatttttataaattttaatctaattttaaagttttattttaagtaCAGTCAAccaattaatttcaatttaaattagttaaatttaatattttattatttaataaaataaaataaaattttaatttatttattttatatatattatactacgtaaatataatttatcactaCCTAATGCATTATTTATGTTGATACAATTTAATTCTAACCTAAtatttctattaattatattttatttctaagtAAAATATGTATTAACTAATAGTTGTAATTTCtccttttttagaaaatatttaaatataagtaTTTTAAATAGTGTATAGGTAATCTATAACTAGCAGTAAAAAAAATATGTGATTGCTGCCATAAAATAcagataaaaatagataaaaaaaatattaaagataatattatatatatttattttgatatttttttattatcatataaattaaaattatttttatagaattaCAGTTTAcactaaaattcaataaatatttatttttttaaaatattagttatACAGGCTCATTcagattttaaagaaaaatgatTAATTTGAGAAAAAGTATAACTTGTTTCCAACCTTACTATTTCTAattgtaaaatattatatttatttcataaataatatttataaattattaaaaaatataataattatactatctaaataaataaatatattaattttttattatattaaataaaaaatattaattttaaataatttagattaaaattaatcaatataaTTAAAACAACAATTTGAAATTGAACTATAATCAATGGATATaaaaaagttttagattttttattatgaGACTTTTAGCTAATATCAATAATAtcgaataaaatattaatatttattatatattaattattatatcaataatttttaatttcaattttaattatagactaaaattaatactaaaattttaaattaagctaaaattaaaaaaaaaataactaaaattgacAAAAATCCTACGTTTCAGCctaatttttattagtttaaatattaaataggtCATAATTTTAGTACAAATATCCtatagattaattttaattgaaataaaaatataagtatatatttttatagtcaAAACAAAATTTACAAAAAGCCCAAAAAGAGAGAAGCAATACCAAAGAACATCAATAGAAGAAACCTGTTAATTAGTGGGTCCCTGGCAGTGAAAATATGAGAGGCTGCAGTGAGCCCATGTCACAAACATAATTTAACTTATACAATTGGGCCATTTGGGCCTGAAGGAGGCCCACAGATGTCACATATAAACtggaaaatttataaaaaaaatatagaaaaattattatttaatttcttattatgaaaaattcattaattaatctattatttttgaaaaatatattaaaaagcctttgatattttaaaaatttttttaattaattttaattattaaatattttattatttaatttatataatttaaaaaaatttactgataaaaaatattttatatttcttttacatacttaatggataaaattaataataaaattaaataataatttttaatatattaataatattttaatatattttttaaaataaataaattaaccaATAAGTTTctcataatattaataataaattttctaagagTATAACAATATAAATGCTAAATTGTTAGGTTGGCGGtgcaatataaattataaaaaaaaatagttgataccgtaaaaaataatatcattaaagtaatataataatttaatataatatttattataaaaatttatttttttaaattaaattatgtaatttattaactatacaaataatatttcaatttcatttttttttaatttaaataatctactttattatccataaaaataatacttaatttatatttaggattttttaaatttaaattatct
The Manihot esculenta cultivar AM560-2 chromosome 1, M.esculenta_v8, whole genome shotgun sequence genome window above contains:
- the LOC110617220 gene encoding nudix hydrolase 14, chloroplastic, whose product is MSLLLPKCSVLATSLSLLHQSRRTRRAFCLKMSAESPPQLTQSLVLASQPGQPVQVVAAPGVSDSDFRSAIDSSLFKQWLKNLQSETGILGSGGFSLKRVLVQGVDMFGQRIGFLKFKADIFCQQTGSKVPGIVFARGPAVAVLILLESEGETYAVLTEQVRVPIGRLVLELPAGMLDDDKGDFVGTAVREVEEETGIHLNLEDMVDLTAFLDSSTGGRVIPSPGGCDEEISVFLYRGCVDKGVITQLQGKETGLRDHGELIKVRVVPYGNLWRMTSDAKVLMAIALYEMAKKGGLLPSKARSPNSSI
- the LOC110627008 gene encoding growth-regulating factor 10, with the protein product MREMESQTPPSKIARLASGVGQTGCLNMERHGSSEGSTTGSPPIALGLALGLDGSSDHRPTPIPGCSKPYGFTILQLHELQLQSLIYKYLESGFPVPYHLLLPIWKSVSSSLNSVNDSSLYQLYPSFMGGSFSLHADYRNVMEAEPGRCRRTDGKKWRCSKEALPDQKYCDRHMHRGRHRSRKLVEPSSSQPISATTNLSISLPISNDPSNGEVGLRP